One window of the Desulfitobacterium chlororespirans DSM 11544 genome contains the following:
- a CDS encoding DUF4418 family protein: protein MKRTSRLALGIFILILGILIALGPQYIFKICEQHHGTTTACFWTARALIGVGGVIALLGAAVIFLKSTPLLAGLSLAVLLNSILAFLIPNLLIGVCGEATMDCRVVTLPALNILTILSIIISAGSTGFLFVKYRKESVPDAHVSSELD, encoded by the coding sequence ATGAAAAGAACTTCCCGGCTGGCGCTTGGCATCTTCATTCTTATCCTGGGTATCCTCATTGCTTTGGGTCCGCAGTATATTTTCAAGATCTGCGAACAGCATCACGGCACAACAACAGCCTGCTTTTGGACGGCACGAGCTCTTATTGGCGTGGGGGGAGTCATTGCTTTGCTGGGCGCAGCGGTCATCTTTCTGAAAAGCACACCCCTTCTGGCCGGACTTAGTTTGGCAGTATTGCTCAATAGTATTTTGGCTTTTCTGATCCCGAATCTTCTGATTGGGGTCTGCGGAGAGGCGACTATGGATTGCCGGGTTGTAACTCTTCCGGCCCTGAACATACTTACTATCCTGTCCATCATCATCTCCGCCGGGAGCACCGGGTTTCTTTTCGTAAAATACAGGAAGGAGTCTGTTCCTGATGCGCACGTTTCCTCCGAGCTTGATTGA
- a CDS encoding mandelate racemase/muconate lactonizing enzyme family protein — MKIIKVDILQLDTAENKHWRPILCRIFTDEGIYGDGEAALAYATAAPAAFGMVKDFASLIIGLDPLEHEVIWDKLYKGTFWGQNGGPVVFAGISAIDIALWDIKGKAYGKPVYQLLGGKKREKLRTYASQLQFGWSETRGPLYKAEDYGLVAREVVAEGYNAVKVDFFTYDEKGARLTSEKQTRLLSSHYLNLVEERVAATREAVGPDVDITVENHANTDALSAIQIGRRIEKYNIFYYEEPTTPNPKTFAYISSKLDLPLASGERIYSRWQYAPYFENSSLQVIQPDLGNTGGITEGKKICDAAYVYDISVQLHVCGSPIAIAAALHLETVIPNFLIHEHHFPNGLNRKLCIHDYQPENSYLTVPELPGLGNEISEYVYANSIRVTVE; from the coding sequence ATGAAAATCATAAAAGTTGATATTCTTCAACTTGACACAGCGGAAAACAAGCACTGGAGACCTATTCTTTGCCGCATCTTTACAGATGAAGGCATTTACGGAGACGGCGAAGCGGCCCTTGCCTATGCGACGGCGGCACCCGCGGCTTTCGGCATGGTCAAAGATTTCGCCTCCCTGATCATTGGCCTTGACCCCTTGGAACACGAGGTCATCTGGGATAAGCTCTACAAAGGCACCTTTTGGGGGCAAAACGGCGGTCCAGTGGTATTTGCAGGCATCTCGGCCATCGACATCGCCCTGTGGGATATTAAAGGCAAGGCTTACGGCAAGCCCGTCTATCAGCTTCTCGGGGGCAAAAAGCGGGAAAAGCTGCGCACTTACGCCAGTCAGCTTCAGTTCGGATGGAGCGAGACCAGAGGTCCCCTTTACAAAGCTGAGGATTACGGGCTGGTCGCCAGAGAGGTTGTGGCGGAGGGTTACAACGCTGTCAAGGTGGATTTTTTCACTTATGATGAAAAGGGCGCCCGCCTGACCAGTGAAAAGCAGACCCGCCTTCTCTCATCCCATTACCTGAATCTGGTGGAGGAGCGTGTGGCAGCGACCCGGGAGGCGGTGGGGCCGGATGTGGACATCACTGTGGAGAATCATGCCAACACCGATGCCCTTTCCGCCATTCAGATCGGGCGACGCATTGAAAAATACAATATTTTCTATTATGAAGAACCGACTACGCCCAATCCGAAGACCTTTGCCTATATCTCAAGCAAGTTGGATCTTCCCCTGGCCAGCGGGGAGCGCATTTATTCCCGGTGGCAGTACGCGCCGTATTTTGAAAACAGCTCTCTCCAGGTAATCCAGCCCGACCTGGGCAATACCGGCGGCATTACCGAAGGCAAAAAAATCTGCGATGCTGCCTATGTCTATGACATAAGCGTACAGCTTCATGTCTGCGGCAGCCCGATTGCCATCGCCGCCGCTCTGCATCTGGAGACGGTGATTCCCAATTTTTTAATTCACGAGCATCATTTTCCGAATGGGTTGAACCGCAAGCTCTGCATCCACGATTATCAGCCTGAAAACAGCTATTTAACGGTACCTGAGCTGCCGGGGCTTGGCAATGAGATTTCCGAGTATGTCTACGCCAACAGCATTCGGGTGACGGTGGAGTAA
- a CDS encoding lytic transglycosylase domain-containing protein — protein MKKKGFTVRRKKKRSGFLFTLVLCVIAFILLFSSPPIKKVIYPYPYKSLIEHYAEEYHVDPLLVISVIRAESKFLPYSQSHKGALGLMQLMPDTADWIAETLGDGTFDQSKLREPEKNIQYGTWYIASLQKEFQDIELVLAAYNGGRGHVNEWIRTEQLKVDDLNTEDIPFRETREYVQRVMDNYEKYQDLYGEKPRLK, from the coding sequence ATGAAAAAGAAAGGGTTCACAGTGCGGCGCAAGAAAAAAAGATCAGGTTTTTTATTTACCCTGGTCTTATGTGTGATTGCTTTTATACTCTTGTTCTCGTCTCCCCCCATTAAGAAAGTAATCTATCCTTATCCGTATAAATCCCTTATCGAACATTATGCGGAGGAATATCATGTGGACCCTTTGCTGGTTATCTCGGTCATTCGCGCTGAGAGTAAATTCCTGCCCTATTCCCAATCCCATAAGGGCGCCCTGGGGCTTATGCAGCTGATGCCGGATACAGCCGACTGGATTGCCGAGACCTTAGGGGATGGAACCTTCGACCAAAGTAAGCTGAGGGAGCCGGAAAAGAATATTCAGTACGGAACCTGGTACATAGCCAGCCTGCAGAAGGAATTTCAGGATATCGAGCTCGTTTTGGCCGCCTATAATGGGGGAAGAGGTCATGTCAATGAGTGGATCCGCACAGAGCAGCTCAAGGTGGATGACTTGAATACGGAGGATATTCCTTTCCGGGAGACCAGGGAATATGTGCAGCGGGTTATGGATAACTACGAAAAGTATCAGGATCTTTATGGTGAAAAACCACGCCTCAAATGA
- the coaE gene encoding dephospho-CoA kinase (Dephospho-CoA kinase (CoaE) performs the final step in coenzyme A biosynthesis.) gives MWVIGLTGGIGSGKSTVSRWLSQQGVPIIDADRTVHELYHEPETIAAIAAAFGHDILTDSKEINRKALGRIVFADDQARKQLEKILHPRVRVAMEKQQKALEQAGKRICVWDVPLLFEAGYGSQMDELWVVWVPLDIQKQRVMERDALSAEEVALRIQAQYSLGEKRNKADVVIDNSGKWEETVVQLRKEMERINREQGL, from the coding sequence ATGTGGGTTATTGGGTTAACCGGGGGGATCGGGAGCGGAAAATCCACAGTCTCCCGGTGGCTCTCCCAACAAGGTGTTCCGATTATCGATGCGGATCGTACTGTGCATGAGCTCTATCATGAACCGGAGACAATTGCAGCCATTGCGGCTGCCTTTGGTCATGATATCCTGACGGATAGTAAAGAAATCAATCGCAAAGCCTTAGGCAGAATTGTTTTTGCCGATGATCAAGCCCGTAAACAATTGGAGAAGATTCTCCATCCCCGGGTCAGAGTTGCCATGGAAAAACAACAAAAGGCACTGGAGCAGGCAGGGAAGAGGATCTGTGTCTGGGATGTTCCTTTGCTTTTTGAGGCGGGGTATGGGTCCCAGATGGACGAGTTATGGGTGGTTTGGGTACCGCTGGATATTCAAAAACAACGGGTCATGGAACGGGACGCCTTAAGTGCAGAAGAAGTGGCCTTGCGCATTCAAGCCCAATATTCATTGGGGGAGAAACGCAATAAAGCAGATGTAGTTATAGATAATTCTGGAAAATGGGAAGAAACAGTAGTACAATTAAGGAAAGAAATGGAAAGAATAAATAGGGAGCAGGGACTATAG
- the ytaF gene encoding sporulation membrane protein YtaF, with amino-acid sequence MGATILFAIALSFDGFGVGVSYGIRRIRIPLLSMLIITLCTVVAMGTALFFGDVLMGVITIVSPNLIAAGILLSLGGYQLIKAVPHLFKKETPRAEPASTIAVREPVLKLEFKILGVVVQVLKTPEQADLDGSGVISAKESVLLGTALSLDAFASGLVLGLAVGIFNSLSVIAWVALMQIFMIKCGQALAGRLPEEYLGKLGLLPGTMLILIALGKLI; translated from the coding sequence ATGGGAGCTACAATACTCTTCGCTATAGCCTTAAGTTTTGATGGATTTGGCGTAGGGGTATCTTATGGAATACGGAGGATCCGCATACCCCTTCTTTCGATGTTGATCATAACTCTTTGTACGGTAGTAGCCATGGGAACAGCACTATTCTTTGGCGATGTCCTCATGGGTGTTATTACCATCGTCTCGCCTAATCTTATCGCAGCGGGAATTTTACTTTCCTTAGGGGGCTATCAGCTGATCAAGGCTGTTCCACACTTGTTTAAAAAGGAGACGCCAAGGGCTGAGCCTGCCAGCACGATAGCTGTCCGGGAGCCGGTCCTTAAGCTGGAATTCAAAATCCTGGGCGTTGTTGTGCAGGTTCTCAAAACTCCGGAACAGGCCGATCTTGATGGCTCCGGTGTGATCAGTGCCAAGGAAAGTGTGCTGCTGGGCACGGCCTTATCCCTGGATGCCTTTGCTTCCGGCCTGGTATTGGGTCTTGCTGTGGGAATCTTTAATTCGCTGTCGGTTATTGCCTGGGTGGCCTTGATGCAAATTTTTATGATCAAATGTGGTCAGGCTTTAGCCGGCAGACTTCCCGAAGAGTATTTAGGGAAGTTGGGCCTTTTGCCGGGAACCATGCTTATTCTCATCGCTTTGGGAAAACTGATTTGA
- a CDS encoding ABC-F family ATP-binding cassette domain-containing protein, translated as MSILYCRSCGVDVSGEALFRQVTFAVEKGEKVGLVGPNGAGKTTLLRACLGEHPLESGEVFLTGTWGYLPQNPLVEDQGTVWESMLAERADLIEMKEQLHVLEERMAHTADEKVFAQYSALTERFETMGGYALEAQVRKILSGLGLTKETEHPIQHLSGGQKTRLALSKLLLRSPEFLILDEPTNHLDMDALEWLEGFLKGYDGAILVVSHDRYFLDHVVQKVLHLENGGLKSYPGNYSEYELQRAVEETTLVREAERVSKKIARLEEYIRRYKAGIKSKQARGRESQLQKIKPVEVNKTPKSLHISLATGRRSGDRTLMLEGVSVEFPGRRLFQGVDVELRRGDRVALLGENGIGKTSLLKAIKGSLPYQGEIRLGANVKLGYYSQEHEELHGKGSIMDEIRGDTDLLDPEIRSLLARFGFVGEEVFKAVSVLSGGEKSRLALAKLFLSQGNLLLLDEPTNHLDTRMRDVLEEALQDYDGTLLVVSHDRYFLDRVVNRIARLTPGGLKLYEGDYSMYKAQVQEDEAASAGGSASPGTAAGTRPHEQSKEAEREARRRQRKAQQLEAQIAELEEEIQSLEEQMAAVTSNYEKALELHKLFEEKKALLDSIMIEWLEITEE; from the coding sequence ATGAGTATTCTTTACTGTCGGAGCTGCGGCGTGGACGTTTCCGGGGAAGCCCTTTTCCGACAAGTAACCTTTGCTGTGGAGAAGGGGGAGAAGGTGGGACTGGTAGGCCCCAATGGGGCGGGGAAGACGACCTTGCTGCGGGCTTGTTTAGGGGAGCATCCTCTGGAAAGCGGCGAGGTATTTCTTACCGGCACTTGGGGATACCTTCCCCAGAATCCTTTAGTTGAAGATCAGGGCACCGTCTGGGAGAGCATGTTGGCGGAACGGGCCGATCTCATCGAAATGAAAGAACAGCTTCATGTTCTTGAAGAACGGATGGCTCATACCGCGGACGAGAAGGTTTTTGCTCAATACAGTGCCCTTACGGAGCGCTTTGAGACCATGGGCGGGTATGCCCTGGAAGCCCAGGTGCGCAAGATCCTCTCCGGTCTTGGGCTCACTAAAGAAACTGAGCACCCCATTCAACATTTAAGCGGGGGCCAAAAAACCAGGCTGGCTTTGAGCAAACTCCTGCTGCGTTCTCCGGAATTTTTGATTCTGGATGAGCCGACCAACCATTTGGACATGGATGCCTTAGAATGGCTGGAAGGGTTTTTGAAAGGCTATGACGGTGCGATTTTAGTGGTTTCCCATGATCGCTACTTTCTTGATCATGTGGTTCAGAAAGTCCTGCATCTGGAGAATGGGGGATTGAAGAGCTACCCGGGAAACTATTCCGAGTATGAACTGCAGCGGGCGGTGGAAGAAACTACACTGGTCAGGGAAGCGGAGCGGGTAAGCAAAAAGATCGCCCGCCTGGAGGAATATATCCGGCGTTATAAAGCCGGTATTAAATCCAAGCAAGCCCGGGGCCGGGAATCTCAGCTCCAGAAGATTAAGCCTGTTGAGGTGAATAAAACCCCCAAGTCTTTGCATATTTCCCTGGCCACAGGACGGCGCAGCGGGGATCGGACCCTTATGCTGGAAGGCGTTTCTGTGGAGTTTCCCGGACGCAGGTTGTTCCAGGGGGTTGATGTGGAATTGCGCCGGGGGGACCGGGTGGCCCTGCTCGGAGAAAACGGAATCGGCAAAACCAGTCTGCTCAAAGCCATCAAAGGTTCACTGCCCTATCAAGGGGAGATTCGCCTGGGGGCTAATGTCAAGCTGGGGTACTATTCCCAGGAACACGAGGAATTGCACGGCAAAGGCAGTATTATGGATGAAATCCGAGGAGACACAGATTTGCTTGATCCGGAGATCCGCAGCCTGCTGGCCCGTTTCGGGTTTGTGGGTGAGGAGGTCTTTAAGGCGGTTTCCGTATTAAGCGGAGGAGAAAAAAGCCGGCTGGCCCTGGCTAAGCTCTTTCTCTCTCAGGGAAATCTGCTCCTCCTGGACGAACCCACCAATCACTTGGATACCCGTATGCGGGATGTCCTGGAGGAAGCACTTCAGGATTATGATGGAACCCTTTTGGTCGTCTCCCATGATCGGTATTTCCTGGACCGGGTCGTGAACAGAATTGCCCGTTTGACTCCTGGGGGACTTAAACTCTACGAAGGGGATTACAGCATGTATAAGGCGCAAGTCCAGGAAGATGAGGCTGCTTCCGCGGGCGGGAGCGCCTCCCCCGGTACCGCTGCCGGAACCCGCCCTCATGAACAGTCCAAGGAGGCGGAACGGGAAGCAAGACGGCGCCAGAGAAAGGCCCAGCAATTAGAAGCACAGATAGCTGAACTGGAGGAAGAAATCCAGTCCTTAGAGGAACAAATGGCTGCAGTAACTTCCAATTATGAAAAAGCCCTGGAGCTCCATAAGCTCTTTGAGGAAAAAAAGGCTTTACTGGATAGTATTATGATAGAGTGGTTAGAAATAACAGAAGAATAA